The following are encoded together in the Phaseolus vulgaris cultivar G19833 chromosome 9, P. vulgaris v2.0, whole genome shotgun sequence genome:
- the LOC137820979 gene encoding subtilisin-like protease SBT2.2, which produces MGNIYVAHLMVVVFLLGVFLPCLCQGDSDDDDTAAVYVVTLRHAPVSHYYGELRREVNGFKDAAPAPGRTQFNKPRRYDNATKTDKRYGSYVSRVHDSLLKKVLNGEKYLKLYSYHYLINGFAVLVTQKQAGKLARSSEVSNVVLDFSVRTATTHTPQFLGLPQGAWFQDGGFETAGEGVVIGFVDTGIDPTHPSFGDSKSNHLYPVPAHFSGICEVTRDFPSGSCNRKLVGARHFAASAITRGIFNSTQDYASPFDGDGHGTHTAAVAAGNHGIPVIVAGHHFGNASGMAPRSHIAVYKALYKSFGGFAADVVAAIDQAAQDGVDIISLSITPNRRPPGVATFFNPIDMALLSAVKAGIFVVQAAGNTGPSPTSMFSFSPWIFTVGAASHDRVYSNSIFLGNNVTIPGVGLAPGTDESKLYKLIHAHHALSNDTTVADDMYVGECQDANKFNKDLIKGNLLMCSYSIRFVLGLSTIKRASETAKNLSAAGVVFYMDPYVIGFQLNPVPMKMPGIILASTNDSKILMQYYNSSLEIDAVSKKIVKFGAIARICGGLKANYGSVAPKVMYYSARGPDPEDGLPHQADILKPNLLAPGSFIWAAWSSVGTDSVEFLGENFALMSGTSMAAPHVAGLAALIRQKFPNFSPAAIGSALSTTASLYDKSGGPIMAQRSYASPELNESPATPFDMGSGFVNASGALNPGLIFDSSYDDYMSFLCGINGSAPVVLNYTGQNCGLYNSTVYGPDLNLPSITISKLNKSRIVLRTVQNTAQNESYSVGWTAPYGVSLKVSPTHFCIGSGERQVLSVFLNATVNSSVSSFGRIGLFGNQGHVLNIPISIMVTISSNTTTS; this is translated from the exons ATGGGGAACATTTATGTGGCACATTTGATGGTGGTGGTGTTTCTCCTGGGGGTGTTTTTACCTTGTTTGTGTCAAGGTGATTCAGATGATGATGACACCGCTGCTGTGTATGTTGTTACCCTGAGACATGCTCCTGTTTCTCATTACTATGGTGAGTTGAGAAGAGAGGTTAATGGCTTCAAAGATGCTGCTCCTGCTCCTGGGAGAACTCAATTTAACAAACCAAGAAG GTATGACAATGCTACTAAGACGGATAAGAGATATGGCTCTTACGTTTCCCGAGTTCATGATTCTCTGTTGAAGAAAGTGTTAAACGGAGAGAAATATCTGAAGCTCTATAGCTACCATTACCTGATAAATGGATTCGCTGTGCTGGTTACCCAGAAACAG GCAGGGAAATTAGCAAGGAGCAGTGAAGTGTCCAATGTGGTTTTGGATTTTTCTGTGAGGACTGCGACTACACATACGCCACAGTTTTTGGGTCTGCCACAGGGAGCATGGTTTCAAGATGGTGGGTTTGAAACTGCTGGAGAAGGAGTTGTTATTGGGTTTGTTGACACTGGCATAGATCCAACACATCCAAGTTTTGGTGATAGTAAATCTAATCATCTATATCCTGTTCCTGCTCATTTTTCTGGCATCTGTGAGGTTACTCGCGACTTTCCTTCTGGTTCATGCAATAGGAAGCTTGTTGGGGCCCGTCACTTTGCTGCTTCTGCCATAACCAGAGGAATATTTAATTCAACTCAGGActatgcttctccttttgatgGTGATGGCCATGGCAC GCATACAGCTGCTGTTGCAGCAGGAAACCATGGGATTCCAGTGATTGTTGCTGGACATCACTTTGGAAATGCTAGTGGGATGGCTCCTCGTTCACA CATTGCTGTTTACAAGGCATTATACAAGAGCTTTGGAGGATTTGCTGCAGATGTTGTTGCAGCTATTGACCAg GCAGCTCAGGATGGGGTTGACATAATAAGCTTGTCAATTACTCCTAATAGACGTCCTCCTGGTGTGGCAACTTTCTTCAATCCAATAGACATGGCTCTGCTGTCGGCTGTGAAAGCCGGTATTTTTGTTGTGCAAGCAGCAGGAAATACTGGACCATCACCAACAAGTATGTTCTCCTTCAGTCCATGGATCTTTACTGTTGGTGCTGCCTCTCATGACCGAGTTTATAGCAACTCCATATTTCTTGGAAATAATGTGACCATACCTGGAGTTGGTCTTGCAC CTGGCACAGATGAAAGCAAACTTTATAAACTGATTCATGCACATCATGCATTGAGCAATGACACAACGGTTGCTGATGATATGTATGTTGGTGAGTGCCAAGATGCAAATAAGTTCAACAAGGATTTGATAAAGGGGAACCTCTTGATGTGCAGCTATTCAATTCGATTTGTGCTGGGACTCTCCACCATCAAACGAGCCTCAGAAACAGCCAAAAATCTTAGTGCAGCTGGTGTTGTCTTCTATATGGATCCCTATGTGATTGGTTTTCAGCTTAACCCTGTACCAATGAAAATGCCAGGCATAATACTTGCATCCACAAATGATTCCAAG attttaatgcaataCTACAATTCTTCGTTGGAAATAGATGCAGTTTCAAAGAAAATCGTGAAATTTGGGGCCATTGCCCGTATATGTGGTGGACTAAAAGCAAACTATGGCAGTGTTGCCCCCAAGGTTATGTATTACTCTGCCAGAGGACCAGATCCAGAAGACGGTCTTCCTCACCAAGCAGACATTTTGAAACCCAACTTGTTAGCTCCTGGAAGTTTTATATGGGCTGCTTGGAGTTCTGTTGGCACCGATTCCGTTGAATTCCTAG GTGAGAATTTTGCATTGATGTCTGGCACAAGCATGGCCGCTCCTCATGTTGCAGGTCTTGCTGCACTAATTAGGCAAAAGTTCCCAAATTTTAGTCCTGCAGCAATTGGATCTGCACTTTCCACTACAGCTTCTCTGTATGACAAGAGTGGTGGGCCAATAATGGCTCAGCGATCGTATGCCTCTCCTGAACTAAACGAGTCTCCGGCAACTCCTTTTGACATGGGAAGTGGTTTTGTGAATGCAAGTGGAGCACTGAATCCGGGTTTGATTTTTGATTCCA GTTATGATGATTATATGTCATTTCTCTGTGGTATCAATGGTTCAGCTCCTGTGGTGCTAAACTACACTGGTCAAAATTGTGGACTCTACAATTCCACTGTTTATGGTCCTGATCTGAACCTTCCCTCAATCACTATATCAAAGCTGAACAAATCTAGAATAGTGCTGAGAACAGTTCAAAACACTGCTCAAAATGAATCATACAGTGTTGGTTGGACTGCTCCTTATGGGGTTTCATTGAAAGTGTCTCCAACTCACTTCTGCATTGGCAGTGGTGAGAGGCAGGTATTGTCTGTGTTCTTGAATGCAACAGTTAACAGCTCTGTTTCCAGCTTTGGGAGAATTGGGCTGTTTGGGAATCAAGGTCATGTGCTAAACATTCCAATTTCAATCATGGTTACAATCTCATCTAACACCACTACAAGCTAA